One region of Pseudomonas glycinae genomic DNA includes:
- a CDS encoding alkyl/aryl-sulfatase translates to MKPTLYTILALTLVSLAGCDNKPSVAAGDATPATAAVIQASIKGLDLSDNRDMEDAQRGFIARPTGKILGADGNVLIDFDAYRFVEGQAPATVNPSLWRHAMLNAQIGLFKVSDGIYQLRGFDIANMTLIDGQTGWIVVDPLTSRESAASALAFAREHLGNKPVTAIIFTHDHADHFGGVLGITSSSEVAQRNIPIVAPAGFMEEATSENILAGPAMARRSMYQFGKNLTPGATGIVDTGLGKNVAYGSMGILPPTQIIDQPIQPLELDGVSFVFHNMPGAEAPAELTFSIPALKAYGGAELLTQTMHNLLPIRGAKVRDALRWSDYMQIALDELGDTEVYFGQHNWPIWGNERIREFITKHRDVYKYLHDQTVRLMNAGYTPNEIADKIQLPDSLASYFGTRGYYGDLRHNVKAIYQLYLGAYDGNPAHLNPLVPKESAKRYVELMGGNAKVVEAARVAYDKGEYRWVAELLDQAVLAKPDDTAAKELLARAYEQMGYQAESATWRNSYLTAAMELRNGPPAKGVKRSDLIELMKQTPTERFLEAMAASLDGPAADGKNWTFNLVLTDTNESFVLWVENAVLHYRKGPTAANANATLTVTKDLFVQLLGGTAGLKETLTSDDLKVDGSKVDLVRFLGLLEKAPGNFAIVARAGS, encoded by the coding sequence ATGAAACCGACCCTCTACACGATCCTCGCCCTGACGCTGGTGTCCCTCGCCGGCTGCGACAACAAGCCCAGCGTCGCAGCCGGCGACGCCACGCCCGCCACAGCAGCGGTGATCCAGGCGTCGATCAAGGGCCTGGACCTCAGCGACAACCGGGACATGGAAGATGCCCAGCGCGGTTTCATCGCCCGGCCCACCGGCAAGATCCTCGGCGCTGACGGCAATGTCCTGATCGATTTCGACGCGTACCGTTTCGTCGAAGGCCAGGCGCCGGCCACCGTCAACCCGAGCCTGTGGCGGCACGCGATGCTCAACGCACAGATCGGCCTGTTCAAGGTCAGCGACGGGATTTACCAGTTGCGCGGTTTCGACATCGCCAACATGACGCTGATCGACGGGCAGACCGGCTGGATCGTGGTCGACCCGCTGACCTCCCGGGAATCCGCCGCCTCAGCGCTGGCATTTGCCCGCGAGCATCTGGGCAACAAGCCCGTCACCGCGATCATTTTCACCCACGACCATGCCGACCATTTCGGCGGTGTGCTGGGCATCACCTCAAGCAGCGAAGTGGCCCAGCGCAACATTCCCATCGTCGCGCCCGCCGGCTTCATGGAGGAAGCCACCAGTGAAAACATCCTGGCGGGCCCGGCGATGGCACGGCGGTCGATGTATCAGTTCGGCAAGAACCTGACGCCGGGCGCCACCGGCATCGTCGACACCGGGCTGGGCAAAAACGTCGCCTACGGCAGCATGGGCATCCTGCCGCCAACGCAGATCATCGACCAGCCGATCCAGCCGCTGGAACTCGACGGCGTCAGCTTCGTATTCCACAACATGCCCGGCGCGGAAGCCCCGGCCGAGCTGACCTTTTCGATCCCCGCGCTCAAGGCATACGGCGGTGCGGAGCTGCTGACGCAGACCATGCACAACCTGCTGCCGATCCGTGGCGCCAAGGTCCGCGATGCGCTGCGCTGGTCCGACTACATGCAAATCGCCCTCGACGAGCTGGGCGACACCGAGGTCTATTTCGGTCAGCACAACTGGCCGATCTGGGGCAACGAGCGGATCCGCGAATTCATCACCAAACACCGCGACGTCTACAAATACCTGCACGACCAGACCGTGCGCCTGATGAACGCCGGCTACACCCCCAACGAGATCGCCGACAAGATCCAGCTGCCGGATTCGCTGGCGTCGTACTTCGGCACCCGTGGCTATTACGGCGACCTGCGCCACAACGTCAAGGCGATCTACCAGCTGTACCTGGGCGCCTACGATGGCAACCCCGCGCACTTGAATCCGCTGGTGCCCAAAGAGTCGGCAAAACGCTACGTCGAATTGATGGGAGGCAACGCCAAAGTGGTCGAAGCCGCTCGCGTGGCCTATGACAAGGGCGAATACCGCTGGGTCGCCGAGCTGCTGGATCAGGCCGTGCTCGCCAAACCCGACGACACCGCCGCCAAGGAACTGCTGGCCCGCGCCTACGAACAGATGGGCTATCAGGCGGAATCGGCGACCTGGCGCAACAGCTACCTGACCGCAGCCATGGAGCTGCGCAACGGCCCGCCGGCCAAGGGCGTCAAACGCTCCGACCTGATCGAACTGATGAAACAGACGCCCACCGAACGTTTCCTCGAAGCCATGGCCGCGAGCCTCGACGGGCCGGCGGCGGATGGCAAGAACTGGACGTTCAATCTGGTGCTGACCGATACCAATGAATCGTTCGTGCTATGGGTCGAGAACGCCGTGCTGCACTACCGAAAAGGCCCGACGGCGGCGAACGCCAACGCAACGCTGACCGTCACCAAGGACCTGTTCGTCCAACTGCTGGGCGGCACCGCCGGACTCAAGGAAACGCTAACTTCCGATGATCTGAAAGTGGATGGCAGCAAGGTCGATCTGGTGAGATTTCTGGGGCTGCTGGAAAAGGCGCCGGGGAATTTTGCGATCGTCGCCAGGGCAGGAAGCTGA
- a CDS encoding response regulator transcription factor — translation MDVEPAPERNLESIVFIIDDDAPLREALGSLLRSIGLRVELFGSVADFMQYQRPDLPSCLVLDVRLQGTSGLVFQQALADANIHLPIIFMTGYGDIAMTVRAMKAGAVDFLEKPFREQAMIDAVVAAHTRDRSRRECERRHHELRTRHGTLTIREQAVMALAVSGLINKQIASAIGLSEITVKIHRSQAMRKMRAQSFADLVRMAESLGINH, via the coding sequence ATGGACGTAGAACCTGCACCCGAGCGAAACCTCGAATCCATCGTTTTCATCATTGATGATGACGCTCCTCTGCGTGAGGCGCTTGGCAGCCTGCTACGCTCCATCGGCCTGCGGGTCGAGCTGTTCGGATCGGTCGCCGACTTCATGCAATACCAGCGACCTGACCTGCCCAGTTGCCTGGTGCTGGATGTGCGATTGCAAGGCACCAGCGGGCTGGTCTTTCAGCAGGCGCTCGCCGACGCCAACATCCATTTGCCAATCATTTTCATGACCGGGTACGGCGACATCGCCATGACCGTTCGCGCCATGAAAGCCGGTGCCGTCGATTTCCTGGAAAAACCGTTTCGCGAGCAGGCCATGATCGACGCCGTGGTCGCCGCGCATACGCGGGACAGGTCGCGCCGCGAGTGCGAACGCCGCCATCATGAATTGCGCACACGCCATGGGACACTCACGATCAGAGAGCAAGCGGTGATGGCGCTGGCCGTCTCGGGTCTGATAAACAAGCAGATCGCCAGTGCCATCGGCCTGAGCGAGATCACCGTGAAGATTCACCGCAGCCAGGCCATGCGCAAGATGCGCGCGCAGTCGTTTGCCGATCTGGTTCGAATGGCAGAAAGTCTGGGTATCAACCATTAG
- a CDS encoding phage infection protein: protein MKTIGLVLPVAIVSATWIVATHAFGASCLPDMPVANRQETSAPVSETSSVQQHRARKAPTKIAEGGSDRLMERRVAEGGSDRLMERRVAEGGSDRLMERRVAEGGSDRLIERRVAEGGSDRLIERRVAEGGSDRLIERRVASNQYDAAMNMQMHFSMD, encoded by the coding sequence ATGAAAACTATTGGATTGGTATTGCCCGTCGCCATTGTTTCAGCCACCTGGATAGTTGCCACTCATGCATTCGGCGCAAGTTGCCTGCCCGATATGCCGGTGGCCAACAGACAGGAAACCAGTGCTCCGGTTTCAGAAACTTCATCAGTGCAACAGCACCGAGCCAGAAAGGCGCCGACCAAGATTGCCGAAGGGGGTTCGGATCGGCTGATGGAGCGTCGTGTTGCCGAAGGCGGATCCGATCGTTTGATGGAGCGTCGCGTTGCCGAAGGCGGATCCGATCGTTTGATGGAGCGTCGCGTTGCCGAAGGCGGCTCTGATCGCCTGATCGAACGCCGTGTTGCCGAAGGCGGCTCCGATCGCCTGATCGAACGCCGCGTGGCCGAAGGCGGATCTGATCGCCTGATCGAACGCCGCGTGGCCAGCAATCAGTACGATGCCGCGATGAACATGCAAATGCATTTTTCGATGGATTGA
- a CDS encoding winged helix-turn-helix domain-containing tetratricopeptide repeat protein — MQFVFEDYVLDQQRRELTLRGQVVTVGPQVFDLLLLLVSNRERVVSKDELLSAVWSGRIVSESTITSHINAVRKAIGDTGEQQRLVRTVPRKGYRFVGEISPCDSPVNAPEAPAKPEVATTLVLPEKPSITVLPFQNLSGDPEQDYFADGIVEDIITALSRLRWLFVIARNSSFTYKGRAVDARGVGQELGVRYVLEGSVRKSGNKIRITGQLIDACSGTHLWAERFEGLLDDIFELQDQVAESVVGAIAPQLERAEIERAKRKPTDSLDAYDYYLRGTAKLHIGTREAIEQALALFYRAIELDPEFASAYGMAAWCHFWRKLNGWMTDRPREIAEGARLARMGVELGRDDAVALTRCGHALAHLTGDVDCGIALLDRARLLNPNLAPAWYLGGILRALGGETEAAIANLEHAVRLSPLDPEMFRMQVGMALAHFFADRFECSVSWAEKAQGNLPSLLVAAALIAASHALNGRADKAGQAMERLRQLDPTLRVSSLSAWLPIQRPEDVARFAEGLRLAGLPE; from the coding sequence GTGCAATTCGTGTTTGAAGACTACGTGCTCGATCAGCAGCGCCGGGAACTGACCTTGCGCGGGCAAGTCGTGACTGTCGGGCCGCAGGTCTTCGACTTGCTGCTGCTATTGGTCAGCAACCGCGAGCGGGTGGTGAGCAAGGACGAACTGTTGAGCGCCGTATGGAGTGGCCGGATCGTTTCCGAATCAACCATCACCAGCCACATCAACGCTGTGCGCAAGGCCATCGGCGACACCGGTGAGCAGCAGCGCCTGGTGCGTACGGTGCCGCGCAAGGGCTATCGCTTCGTCGGCGAAATCAGCCCGTGCGACAGCCCCGTCAATGCACCGGAAGCGCCTGCGAAACCCGAAGTGGCCACGACACTTGTCCTGCCGGAAAAACCTTCGATCACCGTCCTGCCCTTCCAGAACCTCAGTGGAGACCCCGAGCAGGACTATTTCGCCGACGGCATCGTCGAAGACATCATCACCGCGTTGTCGCGCCTGCGCTGGCTGTTCGTCATCGCCCGCAACTCCAGTTTCACCTACAAGGGCAGGGCGGTGGATGCGCGAGGCGTCGGTCAGGAACTGGGTGTGCGTTACGTGCTGGAAGGCAGCGTGCGCAAGAGCGGCAACAAGATCCGCATCACCGGCCAGTTGATTGATGCGTGCAGCGGCACGCACCTGTGGGCCGAGCGCTTCGAAGGCCTGCTCGACGATATTTTCGAACTCCAGGATCAAGTGGCCGAGAGCGTTGTGGGCGCCATCGCGCCGCAGCTGGAGCGCGCGGAAATCGAGCGGGCCAAACGCAAGCCCACCGACAGCCTCGATGCCTACGATTACTACCTGCGGGGCACGGCCAAACTGCACATCGGCACCCGAGAGGCGATCGAACAGGCGCTGGCGCTGTTCTACCGGGCAATCGAGCTGGATCCGGAATTCGCCTCGGCATACGGCATGGCGGCGTGGTGCCATTTCTGGCGCAAGCTCAACGGCTGGATGACCGATCGGCCCCGGGAAATCGCCGAAGGTGCACGGCTCGCGCGCATGGGCGTGGAGCTGGGGCGCGATGACGCCGTGGCGCTGACCCGCTGCGGTCATGCCCTGGCCCATCTGACCGGGGATGTCGATTGTGGCATTGCTTTGCTGGATCGGGCTCGATTGCTCAACCCCAATCTGGCGCCGGCCTGGTATCTGGGTGGCATCCTGCGCGCCTTGGGTGGCGAAACCGAAGCCGCCATTGCCAACCTTGAACATGCCGTGCGGCTGAGCCCGCTGGATCCGGAAATGTTCCGCATGCAGGTCGGGATGGCGCTGGCGCACTTCTTCGCCGATCGCTTCGAATGTTCGGTTTCCTGGGCCGAGAAAGCGCAGGGAAACCTGCCCAGTCTGCTGGTAGCGGCGGCCCTGATCGCCGCGAGCCACGCGCTCAATGGGCGAGCCGACAAAGCCGGGCAGGCCATGGAACGGCTGCGTCAGTTGGACCCGACGTTGCGGGTGTCCAGCCTGAGCGCGTGGCTGCCCATTCAACGGCCTGAAGACGTTGCCCGGTTTGCCGAAGGTTTGCGGTTGGCGGGGTTGCCGGAGTAA
- a CDS encoding SDR family oxidoreductase, translating to MKIVVIGGTGLIGSKLVNNLRERGHDALAASPNTGVNSITREGLADAMNGAQVVIDVSNAPSWEDQAVLDFFETSTRNLLAAEAAAGVRHHVALSIVGSERLPANGYFRAKVAQENLIKASGIPYSLLRATQFFEFVGGIAQFATVGDEVRLSPALIQPMASDDVAAALTDVALAAPINGTQEIAGPEAMPLDELVRRFFRATDDTRKVIPDVHALYFGDVLDDQSLTPGSSNPRLGPTRFEDWLAKSTQR from the coding sequence ATGAAGATCGTCGTTATCGGAGGCACCGGCCTCATCGGATCGAAACTTGTGAACAATCTGCGCGAACGCGGCCACGATGCACTTGCCGCCTCCCCCAACACCGGCGTCAACAGCATCACCCGCGAAGGCCTGGCCGATGCGATGAACGGCGCACAGGTAGTAATCGACGTATCCAACGCGCCGTCGTGGGAAGACCAGGCCGTGCTCGATTTCTTCGAAACCTCCACCCGTAATCTGCTCGCCGCCGAAGCCGCCGCCGGGGTTCGCCATCACGTGGCGCTGTCGATCGTCGGCAGTGAGCGCCTGCCAGCCAACGGTTATTTCCGCGCCAAGGTCGCGCAGGAGAACCTGATCAAGGCATCGGGCATTCCGTACAGCCTGCTGCGGGCCACGCAGTTCTTCGAATTCGTCGGCGGCATTGCCCAATTCGCTACCGTCGGCGACGAAGTGCGCCTGTCGCCGGCATTGATCCAGCCCATGGCCTCTGACGATGTGGCCGCTGCACTCACCGACGTGGCACTGGCCGCGCCGATCAACGGCACGCAGGAAATTGCCGGCCCCGAAGCCATGCCCCTCGACGAGTTGGTCCGGCGTTTTTTCCGCGCTACCGACGACACCCGCAAAGTGATCCCGGACGTCCACGCCCTTTACTTCGGCGATGTGCTTGACGACCAGTCGCTCACACCCGGCAGCAGCAACCCGCGCCTGGGTCCAACGCGCTTTGAAGACTGGCTGGCGAAATCGACCCAGCGCTGA